From a region of the Solanum stenotomum isolate F172 chromosome 2, ASM1918654v1, whole genome shotgun sequence genome:
- the LOC125854785 gene encoding type IV inositol polyphosphate 5-phosphatase 3 isoform X1, with product MRESSRQQHQTQRSWAEKLCFGCTCLQLFWPRLVMRKWLNFSAKDSDYSADPDSDAGSGSGSDSDQEFCDWPRQSGLNDAKDGKPGIDDALPKIRRRKSETFRAQYIDAKEIRVCVGTWNVAGRFPPEDLELDSWLDVNEPADIYVIGFQEVIPLNAGNIFGAEDNRPISVWEDIIRESLNKVSPVNKFKSFSDPPSPSRFRPSEDAPDIEEEIAFESDSGSEEEIVPINEECSDFVEIKDGCVMEDHTIVKNDVAVSNHTWGLEPINEEFQKQFPSSKKLDRLNCFRPDEEEEETEESNSQFAKKLTKTLSGTERIGLCWPEKPLDLLGRHVSERPGSFKSMKSFKASKSFNTYSSFKLTVNGQNRTQSDASLLAGLDLEALINRKRKPSYVRIVSKQMVGVFLSVWVRRGLRKHIQNLNVSTVGVGVMGYIGNKGSVSVSMSIYQTFFCFVCTHLTSGEKEADAVKRNTDVHEIHRRTHFNAFSLIGLPKSIHDHERIIWLGDLNYRINLPYDRTRELISKKDWCKLIEYDQLSKEFKKGRAFDGWSEGTLNFPPTYKYEVNSEKYCGEDPKAGRRNPAWCDRILSFGKGIRQLRYGRSELKFSDHRPVSATYMVEVEVFSPRKLQRALTFTDAEIAKEEIVTNMGLENGMSRFISDQGESYWMR from the exons atgagagAGAGCTCAAGGCAACAGCATCAAACTCAG AGAAGTTGGGCTGAAAAATTGTGTTTCGGTTGCACGTGCCTACAGCTTTTTTGGCCGCGATTGGTGATGCGTAAATGGCTCAATTTTAGTGCTAAGGATTCCGATTACAGTGCTGACCCTGACTCTGATGCCGGCTCCGGTTCCGGTTCCGATTCCGACCAAg AATTCTGTGACTGGCCGAGGCAGTCGGGGTTGAACGATGCAAAAGACGGGAAACCTGGAATTGATG ATGCTCTTCCCAAAATAAGAAGACGAAAATCAGAAACATTTAGGGCACAGTATATTGATGCAAAAGAAATTAG AGTATGTGTTGGCACATGGAATGTTGCAGGAAGATTTCCTCCGGAAGATCTTGAACTTGATAGCTGGTTGGATGTAAATGAGCCTGCTGACATCTATGTGATTGG ATTTCAGGAAGTTATACCTTTAAATGCTGGCAACATATTTGGTGCTGAAGATAACCGTCCAATTTCAGTTTGGGAGGACATCATTCGCGAAAGTCTGAATAAAGTCTCACCAGTGAATAAGTTTAAATCCTTTAGTGATCCTCCTTCTCCATCAAGGTTTAGGCCATCTGAAGATGCCCctgatatagaagaagaaatcgCTTTTGAATCTGACAGTGGCAGTGAGGAGGAAATTGTCCCAATAAATGAAGAGTGCAGTGACTTTGTTGAAATCAAGGATGGATGTGTGATGGAGGATCATACTATTGTGAAAAATGATGTAGCTGTTTCGAACCATACTTGGGGTTTGGAGCCAATCAATGAGGAGTTTCAAAAGCAATTTCCTTCTTCAAAGAAGTTAGACAGGCTGAATTGCTTTAGACCAGacgaggaggaagaagaaacaGAAGAATCAAATTCGCAGTTTGccaaaaaattgacaaaaacgCTTAGTGGGACAGAAAGAATTGGTCTTTGCTGGCCAGAGAAACCATTGGATCTTCTGGGCCGACATGTTTCAGAAAGACCTGGTTCCTTCAAATCAATGAAATCATTCAAAGCTTCTAAATCTTTTAACACTTACAGTTCTTTTAAGTTGACTGTTAATGGTCAGAATAGAACACAATCAGATGCAAGTCTGCTTGCAGGACTAGACCTTGAAGCTTTGATAAATAGGAAAAGGAAACCATCTTATGTGAGGATTGTGAGCAAGCAAATGGTTGGAGTTTTTCTTAGCGTATGGGTTCGTAGGGGCCTAAGAAAGCATATACAGAATTTGAATGTATCTACAGTCGGTGTTGGTGTAATGGGCTACATAGGTAACAAG GGATCAGTATCTGTGAGCATGTCAATATATCAGACTTTCTTTTGCTTTGTCTGTACTCACCTTACATCGGGTGAGAAGGAGGCAGATGCTGTCAAAAGAAACACTGACGTCCATGAAATTCATCGGAGAACACATTTCaatgcattttctttaattGGACTTCCTAAGAGCATCCATGATCATGA GCGAATAATCTGGCTGGGAGATCTTAACTATCGTATAAATTTGCCATATGATAGAACACGGGAGCTGATATCAAAAAAGGACTGGTGTAAGTTGATTGAATATGATCAG CTCAGCAAAGAGTTCAAGAAAGGTCGTGCATTTGATGGGTGGTCCGAAGGTACTTTAAACTTTCCGCCGACTTATAAATATGAAGTAAACTCAGAAAAGTATTGTGGAGAGGATCCAAAGGCCGGGAGACGTAATCCAGCATG GTGTGATCGAATCCTATCATTCGGGAAGGGAATAAGGCAGTTGCGTTACGGGAGATCTGAACTCAAGTTTTCAGATCATCGACCTGTCTCTGCCACATATATGGTAGAGGTTGAGGTATTTAGCCCAAGGAAGTTGCAACGGGCCCTCACTTTTACTGATGCGGAAATTGCGAAGGAGGAAATTGTCACAAATATGGGATTGGAGAATGGAATGAGCCGATTCATATCAGACCAG GGTGAATCTTACTGGATGCGGTAA
- the LOC125854785 gene encoding type IV inositol polyphosphate 5-phosphatase 3 isoform X2, translating into MRESSRQQHQTQLFWPRLVMRKWLNFSAKDSDYSADPDSDAGSGSGSDSDQEFCDWPRQSGLNDAKDGKPGIDDALPKIRRRKSETFRAQYIDAKEIRVCVGTWNVAGRFPPEDLELDSWLDVNEPADIYVIGFQEVIPLNAGNIFGAEDNRPISVWEDIIRESLNKVSPVNKFKSFSDPPSPSRFRPSEDAPDIEEEIAFESDSGSEEEIVPINEECSDFVEIKDGCVMEDHTIVKNDVAVSNHTWGLEPINEEFQKQFPSSKKLDRLNCFRPDEEEEETEESNSQFAKKLTKTLSGTERIGLCWPEKPLDLLGRHVSERPGSFKSMKSFKASKSFNTYSSFKLTVNGQNRTQSDASLLAGLDLEALINRKRKPSYVRIVSKQMVGVFLSVWVRRGLRKHIQNLNVSTVGVGVMGYIGNKGSVSVSMSIYQTFFCFVCTHLTSGEKEADAVKRNTDVHEIHRRTHFNAFSLIGLPKSIHDHERIIWLGDLNYRINLPYDRTRELISKKDWCKLIEYDQLSKEFKKGRAFDGWSEGTLNFPPTYKYEVNSEKYCGEDPKAGRRNPAWCDRILSFGKGIRQLRYGRSELKFSDHRPVSATYMVEVEVFSPRKLQRALTFTDAEIAKEEIVTNMGLENGMSRFISDQGESYWMR; encoded by the exons atgagagAGAGCTCAAGGCAACAGCATCAAACTCAG CTTTTTTGGCCGCGATTGGTGATGCGTAAATGGCTCAATTTTAGTGCTAAGGATTCCGATTACAGTGCTGACCCTGACTCTGATGCCGGCTCCGGTTCCGGTTCCGATTCCGACCAAg AATTCTGTGACTGGCCGAGGCAGTCGGGGTTGAACGATGCAAAAGACGGGAAACCTGGAATTGATG ATGCTCTTCCCAAAATAAGAAGACGAAAATCAGAAACATTTAGGGCACAGTATATTGATGCAAAAGAAATTAG AGTATGTGTTGGCACATGGAATGTTGCAGGAAGATTTCCTCCGGAAGATCTTGAACTTGATAGCTGGTTGGATGTAAATGAGCCTGCTGACATCTATGTGATTGG ATTTCAGGAAGTTATACCTTTAAATGCTGGCAACATATTTGGTGCTGAAGATAACCGTCCAATTTCAGTTTGGGAGGACATCATTCGCGAAAGTCTGAATAAAGTCTCACCAGTGAATAAGTTTAAATCCTTTAGTGATCCTCCTTCTCCATCAAGGTTTAGGCCATCTGAAGATGCCCctgatatagaagaagaaatcgCTTTTGAATCTGACAGTGGCAGTGAGGAGGAAATTGTCCCAATAAATGAAGAGTGCAGTGACTTTGTTGAAATCAAGGATGGATGTGTGATGGAGGATCATACTATTGTGAAAAATGATGTAGCTGTTTCGAACCATACTTGGGGTTTGGAGCCAATCAATGAGGAGTTTCAAAAGCAATTTCCTTCTTCAAAGAAGTTAGACAGGCTGAATTGCTTTAGACCAGacgaggaggaagaagaaacaGAAGAATCAAATTCGCAGTTTGccaaaaaattgacaaaaacgCTTAGTGGGACAGAAAGAATTGGTCTTTGCTGGCCAGAGAAACCATTGGATCTTCTGGGCCGACATGTTTCAGAAAGACCTGGTTCCTTCAAATCAATGAAATCATTCAAAGCTTCTAAATCTTTTAACACTTACAGTTCTTTTAAGTTGACTGTTAATGGTCAGAATAGAACACAATCAGATGCAAGTCTGCTTGCAGGACTAGACCTTGAAGCTTTGATAAATAGGAAAAGGAAACCATCTTATGTGAGGATTGTGAGCAAGCAAATGGTTGGAGTTTTTCTTAGCGTATGGGTTCGTAGGGGCCTAAGAAAGCATATACAGAATTTGAATGTATCTACAGTCGGTGTTGGTGTAATGGGCTACATAGGTAACAAG GGATCAGTATCTGTGAGCATGTCAATATATCAGACTTTCTTTTGCTTTGTCTGTACTCACCTTACATCGGGTGAGAAGGAGGCAGATGCTGTCAAAAGAAACACTGACGTCCATGAAATTCATCGGAGAACACATTTCaatgcattttctttaattGGACTTCCTAAGAGCATCCATGATCATGA GCGAATAATCTGGCTGGGAGATCTTAACTATCGTATAAATTTGCCATATGATAGAACACGGGAGCTGATATCAAAAAAGGACTGGTGTAAGTTGATTGAATATGATCAG CTCAGCAAAGAGTTCAAGAAAGGTCGTGCATTTGATGGGTGGTCCGAAGGTACTTTAAACTTTCCGCCGACTTATAAATATGAAGTAAACTCAGAAAAGTATTGTGGAGAGGATCCAAAGGCCGGGAGACGTAATCCAGCATG GTGTGATCGAATCCTATCATTCGGGAAGGGAATAAGGCAGTTGCGTTACGGGAGATCTGAACTCAAGTTTTCAGATCATCGACCTGTCTCTGCCACATATATGGTAGAGGTTGAGGTATTTAGCCCAAGGAAGTTGCAACGGGCCCTCACTTTTACTGATGCGGAAATTGCGAAGGAGGAAATTGTCACAAATATGGGATTGGAGAATGGAATGAGCCGATTCATATCAGACCAG GGTGAATCTTACTGGATGCGGTAA